In Sesamum indicum cultivar Zhongzhi No. 13 unplaced genomic scaffold, S_indicum_v1.0 scaffold00177, whole genome shotgun sequence, a single genomic region encodes these proteins:
- the LOC105179613 gene encoding cyclin-dependent protein kinase inhibitor SMR1, with product MSADLEFRPPIIKITTPDPITTDDHDGDQGCVAEDDCHTPRSPHHMIPPILSCPPAPRKPPPRRTGASCKRRLWEFDFFETVAREEIESFFKRVEEGINGGAAAKRRCVM from the coding sequence ATGTCTGCAGATCTTGAATTCAGACCGCCGATCATCAAAATCACTACTCCCGATCCAATCACTACTGATGATCATGACGGTGATCAAGGGTGTGTAGCTGAAGATGATTGCCACACGCCAAGGTCTCCACACCACATGATCCCTCCGATTCTCAGCTGCCCGCCAGCGCCCAGAAAGCCTCCGCCGCGGCGGACGGGGGCGTCATGCAAGAGGAGGCTGTGGGAATTCGACTTCTTCGAGACCGTGGCTAGAGAGGAAATCGAGTCGTTCTTCAAAAGAGTTGAGGAAGGGATCAACGGCGGCGCCGCCGCCAAGAGGAGATGCGTGATGTAA